The following are encoded in a window of Arvicanthis niloticus isolate mArvNil1 chromosome 1, mArvNil1.pat.X, whole genome shotgun sequence genomic DNA:
- the Pgghg gene encoding protein-glucosylgalactosylhydroxylysine glucosidase isoform X1 → MDGSEDDATIFGAHCLPSDPRLWATVTNSYLGTRVYHDTIHINGVYNGAGGDTHRAILPSPLNVQLEAPAGTEQLAETFTLDTNTGSFLHTLEGPSFRASQCIYAHRVLPHVLVFSVSISRLTTENKPITVPLQADFSPESPDLDLHVGPDFQGLRYLHGHTLTPEQPGEPQQEVHMLWMPVPPALTLGEEEKDRTWEFLTVVASSQTEVQGCFAEALQLQTRGVLYTIHADSWGQLWEGCGLDVAGPLALRQALRASLYYLFSELPQPDTQGPISHGLSPGGLSNGSREECYWGHIFWDQDLWMFPNILMFHPEAARAILEYRVRTLGGALKNAQNLGYQGAKFAWESARTGLEVCPEDIYGTQEIHINGAVVLAFQFYYYCTQDQKLFREAGGWDVVSSVAEFWCSRVEWSSQDKMYHLKGVMPPDEYHSGVNNSVYTNVLVQNSLHFAAALAKDLGLPVPKQWLEVADRIKVPFDSEYNFHPEFDGYERGEEVKQADVVLLGYPVPFPLSPDIRRKNLETYEAVTSPRGPAMTWSMFAVGWMELKDPARAQVHLSRSFANVTEPFKVWTENADGSGAVNFLTGMGGFLQAALFGCTGFRITEAGVTFDPLCPDLVSRVSVSGISYLGNKLNFAFSKDSVTLEVTARAEPWAPLLEAELWPSLARLPLTPGQKVSFPHSAGRIQRSSTIDAQKFFSVS, encoded by the exons ATGGACGGCTCTGAAGATGATGCGACCATATTCGGTGCCCACTGTCTGCCCAGTGACCCCAGACTCTGGGCCACTGTGACGAACTCATACCTAGGTACACGTGTATATCATGACACCATCCATATAAACGGTGTGTACAATGGTGCTGGGGGTGACACTCACCGGGCAATTCTGCCCAGTCCCCTCAATGTCCAGCTAGAAGCCCCTGCAGGAACAGAGCAGCTGGCAGAGACCTTTACCCTGGACACCAACACAG GTTCCTTCCTCCACACCCTGGAAGGCCCCAGCTTCCGGGCTTCCCAATGCATCTATGCTCACCGTGTGTTACCCCATGTACTGGTCTTCAGTGTGTCCATTTCACGCCTGACCACAGAGAACAAGCCCATCACAGTGCCATTACAGGCAGACTTCTCCCCAGAAAGCCCAGACCTGGACCTGCATGTGGGGCCAGACTTCCAGGGACTCAG GTACCTGCATGGCCACACACTCACCCCTGAGCAGCCTGGAGAGCCACAGCAGGAAGTGCATATGCTATGGATGCCAGTTCCCCCAGCCTTGACCcttggggaggaggagaaggacaggACCTGGGAGTTTCTGACTGTTGTGGCTTCCAGCCAGACTGAAGTCCAGGGCTGCTTTGCTGAGGCCCTACAGCTGCAGACCAGGGGCGTTCTGTATACAATCCATGCAGACTCCTGGGGCCAGCTCTGGGAAGGCTGTGGCCTGGATGTGGCTGGGCCCCTGGCCCTGCGCCAGGCCCTTCGTGCCTCTCTCTACTACCTGTTCAGTGAGCTTCCCCAGCCTGACACTCAAGGACCCATCAGCCATGGGCTTAGCCCCGGAGGCCTCTCCAATGGGAGTCGGGAGGAATGCTACTGGGGCCATATCTTCTGGGATCAG gacctctggatgttCCCAAATATTTTGATGTTCCACCCAGAGGCTGCCAGGGCCATCCTAGAATACCGAGTCCGAACGCTGGGAGGAGCCCTGAAGAATGCCCAGAACCTGGGCTACCAG GGAGCCAAGTTTGCTTGGGAAAGTGCACGCACTGGCCTGGAGGTCTGCCCTGAGGACATTTACGGGACCCAGGAGATCCATATCAACGGGGCCGTGGTGTTGGCCTTTCAGTTCTACTACTATTGCACTCAG GACCAGAAGCTCTTTCGAGAGGCTGGTGGCTGGGATGTGGTCAGTTCTGTGGCTGAGTTTTGGTGCAGCCGTGTAGAATGGAGTTCCCAGGACAAGATGTATCACCTGAAAG GAGTCATGCCGCCTGATGAGTACCACTCAGGAGTCAACAACTCTGTGTACACCAACGTCCTGGTCCAGAACAG CCTGCATTTTGCTGCCGCTTTGGCCAAGGACTTGGGTTTGCCTGTCCCCAAACAGTGGCTGGAGGTGGCTGATAGGATCAAGGTACCATTTGACTCTGAGTACAACTTCCACCCTGAGTTTGACGGCTATGAGCGTG GAGAAGAAGTGAAGCAGGCAGATGTTGTGCTCCTGGGATACCCAGTCCCCTTTCCCCTGAGTCCTGACATCCGAAGGAAAAACTTGGAGACTTATGAGGCCGTGACGTCTCCCCGAGGCCCTGCCATGACCTGG AGCATGTTTGCTGTGGGCTGGATGGAGCTAAAGGACCCCGCAAGGGCTCAGGTCCACCTGAGCAGGAGTTTCGCCAATGTCACTGAACCCTTCAAG GTGTGGACAGAGAATGCAGATGGGTCTGGTGCAGTGAACTTCCTGACAGGCATGGGGGGCTTCCTGCAGGCGGCACTCTTCGGGTGCACAGGATTCAG GATCACTGAGGCGGGTGTTACCTTTGACCCGCTGTGTCCagacctggtctccagagtgTCTGTCTCTGGTATCTCCTACCTGGGGAACAAGCTCAA